One Streptomyces sp. NBC_00554 DNA segment encodes these proteins:
- a CDS encoding site-2 protease family protein has product MTTAATRRSDRRISPVFIGIVAVTAVTGWATWTGFAEQPGLAAFLFVTAAWIVSLCLHEYAHARTALHSGDISIGAKGYLTLNPLAYTHALLSIVLPVIFVIMGGIGLPGGAVFIERSRIKGRWRHSLISAAGPLTNVLFAIVCTAPFWLGALDGVPGPFRYALAFLALLQITAAILNFLPVPGLDGYGVIEPWLSHNIRRQVEPFAPFGLLAVFGVLFIPQVNAAFFDAIYWILGGLGIDDVDRYCGQNLYRFWGDVNEYCTVDR; this is encoded by the coding sequence ATGACCACCGCAGCGACCCGCCGCAGTGACCGGAGGATCAGCCCCGTCTTCATCGGGATCGTGGCTGTGACGGCCGTGACCGGCTGGGCGACCTGGACCGGGTTCGCCGAGCAGCCCGGACTGGCCGCGTTCCTGTTCGTGACGGCCGCCTGGATCGTCTCGCTCTGTCTGCACGAGTACGCGCACGCGCGCACGGCCCTGCACAGCGGGGACATCTCGATCGGGGCGAAGGGCTACCTGACGCTCAACCCGCTCGCCTATACGCACGCACTACTCAGCATCGTGCTGCCCGTGATCTTCGTGATCATGGGCGGGATCGGACTGCCGGGTGGTGCGGTCTTCATCGAGCGCAGCCGGATCAAGGGTCGCTGGAGGCACAGTCTGATCTCGGCGGCGGGCCCGTTGACCAACGTCCTGTTCGCGATCGTCTGCACGGCCCCGTTCTGGCTGGGCGCCCTGGACGGGGTGCCGGGACCGTTCCGCTACGCGCTGGCGTTCCTCGCACTGCTCCAGATCACGGCGGCGATCCTGAACTTCCTGCCGGTGCCGGGCCTCGACGGCTACGGCGTGATCGAGCCCTGGCTGTCGCACAACATCCGCCGCCAGGTGGAGCCGTTCGCGCCGTTCGGCCTGCTCGCCGTGTTCGGGGTGCTGTTCATCCCGCAGGTGAACGCCGCGTTCTTCGACGCGATCTACTGGATCCTGGGCGGCCTGGGCATCGACGACGTCGATCGCTACTGCGGTCAGAACCTGTACCGCTTCTGGGGCGACGTCAACGAGTACTGCACCGTCGACCGGTGA
- a CDS encoding BTAD domain-containing putative transcriptional regulator, translating into MDPVRYRILGTTQALRPDGTPVPVGGARLRALLTVLALRPGRTVPVSVLVDEVWDGEPPADASGAVQALVGRLRRALGAGAVDSVDGGYRLTAGADDIDLHRFERLAGEGTRALADGDPAKAVVVLDDALGLWHGPALADLPDRTAESARWETRRLDARRARFTAALALGDAERSLPELTALCDSHPLDEPLQALRLRALRDVGRPAEALAAYESVRQLLADRLGSDPGPELRALHMELLSPAHTESPRPASPGNLRARLTSFVGREADIDAIRGDLAAARLVTLLGPGGAGKTRLSQEAAEAVAYASRDGVWLAELAPVDDPKAVPEAVLTAVGARETVLRGAGAEEMRAVSERHDDPLNRLAEHCAKRRMLLILDNCEHVVDAAAHLVEELLERCPELTVLATSREPLGVPGELLRPVEPLPEPVALRLLADRGAAARPGFRIEDDPEAAAEICLRLDGLPLAIELAAARLRLLTARQIADRLDDRFRLLTSGARTVLPRQQTLRAVVDWSWDLLDEDERDVLRRLSVFAGGCDLAAAEAVCGPAALESLGSLVDKSLVVAAPSADGGMRYRLLETVAEYAGERLDESGDRPPAERAHLTYYRELARTTDPELRGHGQAAAIALLELEYENLRTALRHAVTERDEQEAICLVLSLNWYWQMRDQRIEARTWSAQVMVLGPDPFTPPARPAAPLYESVTATPPPLRPEVLEEARRGVHLVHLAGMDMDLDAWLTPEAQARLRVIAETYRPGLPQTCRSPGSLWFYAVLLTGDMERMRSVIDVTVSTCRELGLEWELAVALQMRANILANRADWAGDATRDADEALEIFGRVGDAWGGAEALSARGEAHERRGEYGPAATDYAEAMAYAERLGARAQAAVLSVRLGSMYIELGEPERGEAMLREVLAQGFGAVNEAMPAGRLFLSMRLGRTGRIAEAREQLRLLREEFGASTFVIFDGYVIGMDAWLDTLDGRYAEARDKARRAVERSLDPLSRMITPNLISTHLTTAVIALTGLYGADRARDGARLLGAADQFLPPGHFAPPAEDEMRTRAEAGLRAVLDDAAYEAAYAEGGGLSMEEAAALI; encoded by the coding sequence ATGGACCCCGTGCGCTACCGCATCCTCGGCACCACCCAGGCACTTCGCCCCGACGGCACGCCCGTCCCGGTCGGCGGGGCGCGGCTGCGTGCGCTGCTGACCGTGCTCGCGCTGCGGCCCGGGCGGACCGTGCCGGTGTCCGTCCTGGTGGACGAGGTGTGGGACGGGGAGCCGCCCGCGGACGCGTCCGGCGCGGTCCAGGCGCTGGTCGGGCGGTTGCGCAGGGCGCTCGGCGCGGGTGCGGTGGACTCGGTGGACGGCGGATACCGGCTCACCGCGGGCGCGGACGACATCGACCTGCACCGTTTCGAGCGGCTGGCCGGCGAGGGCACCCGCGCGCTGGCAGACGGCGACCCCGCGAAGGCGGTGGTCGTCCTCGACGACGCCCTCGGCCTGTGGCACGGCCCGGCCCTCGCCGACCTCCCGGACCGCACCGCCGAGTCGGCCCGCTGGGAGACCCGCCGCCTCGACGCGCGCCGCGCCCGCTTCACCGCGGCCCTCGCCCTCGGCGACGCCGAACGGTCCCTGCCCGAACTCACCGCCCTCTGCGACAGCCACCCCCTCGACGAGCCCCTCCAGGCCCTGCGCCTGCGCGCCCTGCGCGATGTGGGCCGCCCGGCGGAGGCCCTGGCCGCGTACGAGTCCGTACGACAGCTCCTGGCCGACCGCCTCGGCTCGGACCCGGGCCCTGAACTGCGCGCCCTGCACATGGAGTTGCTGTCCCCGGCGCACACCGAATCGCCGCGCCCGGCGTCCCCCGGCAACCTCCGCGCCCGACTCACCTCCTTCGTCGGCCGGGAGGCCGACATCGACGCCATCCGGGGCGACCTCGCGGCGGCACGGCTGGTGACGCTGCTCGGGCCCGGCGGAGCGGGGAAGACACGGCTGTCGCAGGAGGCGGCGGAGGCCGTGGCGTACGCGTCGCGGGACGGGGTGTGGCTCGCCGAACTCGCTCCGGTGGACGACCCGAAGGCCGTGCCCGAGGCCGTGCTCACCGCCGTCGGCGCCCGCGAGACCGTGCTGCGCGGCGCCGGCGCCGAGGAGATGCGGGCCGTCTCCGAGCGCCACGACGACCCCCTCAACCGACTCGCCGAGCACTGCGCCAAGCGCCGCATGCTGCTCATCCTCGACAACTGCGAGCATGTCGTGGACGCCGCCGCGCACCTCGTCGAGGAGCTCCTCGAGCGGTGCCCCGAACTGACGGTGCTCGCCACCAGCCGTGAACCCCTCGGCGTACCGGGGGAGTTGCTGCGCCCCGTGGAGCCGCTGCCCGAACCCGTCGCGCTGCGGCTGCTGGCCGACCGCGGGGCGGCGGCCAGGCCGGGATTCCGGATCGAGGACGATCCGGAGGCGGCCGCCGAGATCTGCCTGCGCCTGGACGGACTGCCGCTCGCCATCGAACTCGCCGCCGCCCGGCTGCGATTGCTCACCGCGCGGCAGATCGCCGACCGCCTGGACGACCGGTTCCGCCTGCTGACCTCGGGCGCCCGCACGGTTCTGCCCAGGCAGCAGACGCTGCGCGCCGTCGTCGACTGGTCCTGGGACCTGCTCGACGAGGACGAACGCGACGTCCTGCGGCGGCTGTCCGTCTTCGCGGGCGGCTGCGATCTCGCCGCAGCCGAGGCCGTCTGCGGACCCGCCGCGCTGGAGTCGCTGGGTTCCCTTGTCGACAAGTCCCTTGTCGTGGCCGCCCCTTCGGCGGACGGCGGGATGCGCTACCGGCTCCTGGAGACCGTCGCCGAGTACGCGGGCGAGCGGCTCGACGAGTCCGGCGACCGCCCGCCCGCCGAGCGCGCCCACCTCACGTACTACCGCGAACTCGCCCGCACCACCGACCCCGAACTGCGCGGCCACGGCCAGGCCGCGGCGATCGCACTCCTTGAACTCGAGTACGAGAACCTGCGCACCGCCCTGCGGCACGCCGTGACCGAACGCGACGAGCAGGAGGCCATCTGCCTCGTCCTGTCGCTGAACTGGTACTGGCAGATGCGCGACCAGCGCATCGAGGCCCGCACCTGGTCCGCCCAGGTCATGGTCCTCGGCCCCGACCCGTTCACACCCCCCGCGCGCCCGGCCGCCCCGCTGTACGAGAGCGTCACGGCCACCCCGCCGCCGCTGCGACCGGAGGTCCTCGAAGAGGCGCGGCGCGGTGTGCACCTCGTCCATCTCGCCGGTATGGACATGGACTTGGACGCCTGGCTGACCCCGGAGGCCCAGGCAAGGCTGCGCGTCATCGCCGAGACCTACCGGCCCGGCCTCCCGCAGACCTGCCGCAGCCCCGGCAGCCTCTGGTTCTACGCCGTCCTGCTCACCGGCGACATGGAGCGGATGCGCTCCGTCATCGACGTGACCGTCTCCACGTGCCGCGAGCTCGGCCTCGAATGGGAACTCGCCGTCGCCCTCCAGATGCGCGCCAACATCCTCGCCAACCGCGCCGACTGGGCGGGCGACGCGACCCGTGACGCCGACGAGGCGCTGGAGATCTTCGGCCGCGTCGGCGATGCCTGGGGCGGGGCCGAGGCGCTCTCGGCGCGCGGTGAGGCCCATGAGCGACGGGGTGAGTACGGGCCGGCCGCCACGGACTACGCGGAGGCGATGGCGTACGCCGAACGGCTCGGTGCCCGCGCCCAGGCGGCGGTGCTGAGTGTCCGCCTCGGCAGTATGTACATCGAGCTGGGCGAGCCCGAGCGGGGCGAGGCGATGCTGCGCGAGGTGCTCGCGCAGGGCTTCGGTGCCGTCAACGAAGCCATGCCCGCGGGCCGGCTCTTCCTCAGCATGCGGCTCGGCCGCACCGGCCGGATCGCCGAGGCGCGCGAGCAACTGCGGCTGCTGCGTGAGGAGTTCGGGGCCAGCACATTCGTGATCTTCGATGGGTACGTGATCGGGATGGACGCCTGGCTGGACACGCTCGACGGACGGTACGCGGAGGCCCGGGACAAGGCGCGGCGGGCCGTGGAGCGGTCCCTGGACCCGCTGTCGCGGATGATCACGCCGAACCTGATCTCCACGCATCTGACCACCGCCGTCATCGCCCTCACCGGCCTGTACGGTGCCGACCGCGCCCGCGACGGGGCCCGACTCCTGGGCGCCGCCGACCAGTTCCTGCCGCCGGGCCACTTCGCGCCCCCGGCCGAGGACGAGATGCGCACCAGGGCGGAGGCCGGCCTGCGGGCCGTACTCGACGACGCCGCGTACGAGGCCGCGTACGCCGAGGGCGGCGGGCTCTCCATGGAGGAGGCCGCCGCCCTCATCTGA
- a CDS encoding ABC transporter permease yields the protein MSTAVIDAPLAVKDEARISPRAHARHIGALVRRNLLWIRQDPESMFDAILMPVVFTLLFVYVFGGSIGQSLGGGQDQYVQYVVPGLMAMTCMNIAMAVGTGFNEDFQKGVMDRFRTLPIGQGSVLFAKIVVELMRMLVATAILMVVGVLVGFDITNWPGLFASVGLSALFGSSLMWIFLVLGVTMKNAQSVQAMGFLVLMPLQFGSSIFSPTQTMPGWLQNFTDYNPLSSLADTTRGLMVGGPVTHDLWVTLGWTAALTLVMAPIAIHKFRTKS from the coding sequence ATGAGTACCGCCGTCATCGATGCCCCCCTCGCCGTGAAGGACGAGGCCCGCATCAGTCCGCGCGCTCACGCGCGGCACATCGGCGCCCTGGTCCGCCGCAACCTGCTGTGGATCCGTCAGGACCCGGAGTCGATGTTCGACGCCATCCTGATGCCGGTCGTCTTCACCCTGCTGTTCGTGTACGTCTTCGGCGGCTCCATCGGTCAGTCGCTGGGCGGCGGCCAGGACCAGTACGTGCAGTACGTGGTGCCCGGTCTGATGGCGATGACCTGCATGAACATCGCGATGGCCGTCGGCACTGGCTTCAACGAGGACTTCCAGAAGGGGGTGATGGACCGCTTCCGCACCCTGCCGATCGGCCAGGGCTCCGTGCTCTTCGCCAAGATCGTGGTCGAGCTGATGCGGATGCTCGTCGCGACGGCGATCCTGATGGTCGTCGGCGTGCTCGTGGGCTTCGACATCACCAACTGGCCGGGCCTGTTCGCCTCCGTGGGGCTCTCCGCCCTCTTCGGCTCCTCCTTGATGTGGATCTTCCTGGTCCTCGGTGTGACGATGAAGAACGCCCAGTCCGTGCAGGCCATGGGCTTCCTGGTCCTGATGCCCCTGCAGTTCGGGTCGTCCATCTTCTCCCCGACCCAGACCATGCCCGGCTGGCTGCAGAACTTCACCGACTACAACCCGCTGTCCTCGCTCGCGGACACCACGCGCGGTCTGATGGTCGGTGGCCCGGTCACGCACGACCTGTGGGTGACCCTCGGCTGGACGGCGGCGCTCACGCTGGTGATGGCGCCGATCGCGATCCACAAGTTCCGCACCAAGAGCTGA
- a CDS encoding ATP-binding cassette domain-containing protein, translated as MTRIDNKPTGGKAAVTVRGLVKHYGETKALDGVDLDVHEGTVRGVLGPNGAGKTTLVRILSTLVTPDSGLATVAGYDVLKQPRQLRRVIGLTGQYAAVDEKLSGWENLYMIGRLLDLPRKDARRRSDELLERFSLTDAAKRPAGTYSGGMRRRLDLAASMIGSPAVLYLDEPTTGLDPRTRNEVWREVKRMVADGATVLLTTQYMEEAEQLASELTVIDRGKVIASGRVDELKAKVGGRTLRVRPVDPLELRPLATMLDELGITGLAASSVDIESGTILVPILSDEQLTAVVGAVTARGITIGSISTELPSLDEVFLSLTGHKATAPQDSTPARAYEEVSA; from the coding sequence ATGACGCGAATCGACAACAAGCCCACAGGCGGCAAGGCAGCCGTCACCGTACGGGGGCTGGTCAAGCACTACGGCGAGACCAAGGCGCTGGACGGTGTGGACCTGGACGTGCACGAGGGCACCGTCCGCGGTGTGCTCGGTCCCAACGGCGCCGGCAAGACCACCCTCGTCCGTATCCTGTCCACCCTCGTCACCCCCGACTCCGGCCTGGCGACGGTCGCCGGTTACGACGTGCTGAAGCAGCCCCGGCAACTGCGCCGCGTGATAGGGCTCACCGGCCAGTACGCCGCGGTCGACGAGAAGCTCTCCGGCTGGGAGAACCTGTACATGATCGGGCGGCTGCTCGATCTGCCCCGCAAGGACGCCCGCAGGCGTTCCGACGAGCTGCTGGAGCGTTTCTCGCTCACCGATGCGGCCAAGCGCCCGGCCGGCACGTACTCCGGTGGTATGCGCCGCCGTCTGGACCTCGCCGCCTCCATGATCGGCAGCCCTGCCGTGCTGTACCTGGACGAGCCGACAACCGGTCTCGACCCGCGCACCCGCAACGAGGTGTGGCGCGAGGTCAAGCGGATGGTCGCCGACGGTGCCACCGTGCTGCTCACCACCCAGTACATGGAGGAGGCCGAGCAGCTGGCGTCCGAGCTGACGGTCATCGACCGCGGCAAGGTCATCGCCAGCGGCCGGGTCGACGAGCTGAAGGCGAAGGTCGGCGGCCGCACGCTGCGGGTCCGCCCGGTGGACCCGCTGGAGCTGCGCCCGCTGGCCACGATGCTCGACGAGCTGGGCATCACCGGCCTCGCCGCCTCCTCCGTGGACATCGAGAGCGGCACGATCCTGGTCCCGATCCTCAGCGACGAACAGCTCACCGCCGTGGTCGGCGCGGTCACCGCGCGCGGCATCACCATCGGCTCGATCAGCACCGAACTGCCCAGTCTGGACGAGGTGTTCCTGTCCCTCACCGGCCACAAGGCCACCGCCCCGCAGGACAGCACCCCGGCCCGCGCCTACGAGGAGGTCTCCGCATGA
- a CDS encoding RNA-guided endonuclease InsQ/TnpB family protein yields MQLRYAFRLYPEPGQASALARAFGCARVVYNDAVRAREQAHADQLPYPSAAWLSKEMITRAKQSPERSWLAKVSSVVLQQSLRDAETAYRNFFASLKGDRKGPKADKPRMKSRKDTRQAIRFTANARWSITPGGKLNLPKIGAVKVAWSRRLPATPSSVTVVKDSAGRYFASFVIDTAPATDATRMPVTDRTVGIDLGLTHFAVLSDGTKIDSPRFLRRAEKKLKKAQQDLSRKRKGSKNRAKARLKVARAHAQVADARREFHHQLSTKLIRENQAIAVEDLAVNGLARTRLAKSVHDAGWGAFLAMLEYKARRYGRTFLTIGRFEPTSQVCSTCGTKDGPKPLHVREWTCTACGTVHDRDVNAATNVKTAAGLAVSACGARVRPEPVLAQREETGSHGIPTEYRAAKRHSTR; encoded by the coding sequence ATGCAGCTCCGGTATGCCTTCAGGCTCTACCCGGAGCCCGGCCAGGCGAGTGCGCTAGCGCGGGCGTTCGGGTGTGCCCGTGTCGTGTACAACGACGCCGTGCGCGCCCGTGAGCAGGCCCACGCCGACCAACTGCCCTACCCGAGCGCGGCCTGGCTGTCGAAAGAAATGATCACCCGGGCCAAGCAGAGCCCGGAGCGGTCCTGGCTCGCCAAGGTCTCCTCGGTGGTACTCCAGCAGTCCCTGCGCGACGCCGAAACTGCCTACAGGAACTTCTTCGCCTCCCTGAAGGGCGACCGCAAAGGGCCCAAGGCCGATAAGCCGCGGATGAAGTCGCGCAAGGACACGAGGCAAGCGATCCGGTTCACGGCGAACGCTCGCTGGTCCATCACGCCGGGTGGGAAGCTGAACCTTCCGAAGATCGGGGCGGTGAAGGTCGCCTGGTCCAGGCGGCTTCCCGCCACTCCCTCCAGCGTCACCGTGGTCAAGGACAGTGCTGGAAGATACTTCGCGTCCTTCGTCATCGACACCGCCCCCGCCACCGACGCGACCCGCATGCCCGTCACCGACCGGACGGTGGGCATCGACCTCGGGCTGACGCACTTCGCGGTCCTCTCCGACGGCACGAAGATCGACTCCCCGCGCTTCCTGCGCCGCGCGGAGAAGAAACTCAAGAAGGCCCAGCAAGACCTCTCCCGCAAACGGAAGGGATCGAAGAACCGTGCCAAGGCCCGCCTGAAGGTCGCCCGCGCGCACGCTCAAGTGGCCGATGCCCGCCGCGAGTTCCACCACCAGCTCTCCACGAAGCTGATCCGCGAGAACCAAGCGATCGCCGTGGAGGACTTGGCCGTGAACGGACTCGCACGCACCAGGCTGGCGAAATCGGTGCACGATGCGGGCTGGGGCGCCTTCCTCGCCATGCTCGAATACAAGGCGAGACGGTACGGGCGCACTTTCCTCACGATCGGCCGGTTCGAGCCGACCAGCCAGGTCTGCTCCACCTGCGGCACCAAGGACGGGCCCAAACCCCTCCACGTCCGCGAATGGACCTGTACTGCCTGCGGCACCGTTCACGACCGGGACGTGAATGCCGCCACCAACGTCAAGACGGCCGCCGGACTGGCGGTATCGGCCTGCGGAGCGCGGGTAAGACCAGAACCCGTTCTGGCACAGCGTGAAGAAACAGGAAGCCACGGAATCCCCACCGAATACCGTGCCGCGAAGCGGCACAGCACCCGGTAG
- the panB gene encoding 3-methyl-2-oxobutanoate hydroxymethyltransferase — translation MTQLSAAAEQPTEGVRPSTDSSKALYGGKSTRRITVRDITAAKERGEKWPMLTAYDAMTASVFDEAGIPVMLVGDSAGNCHLGYETTVPVTMDEMTMLSAAVVRGTSRALIVGDLPFGSYQEGPVQALRSATRLVKEAGVGAVKLEGGERSHRQIELLVESGIPVMAHIGLTPQSVNSMGYRVQGRGEEAAHQLLRDAKAVQDAGAFAVVLELVPAELAGEVTRTLHIPTVGIGAGPETDAQVLVWTDMLGLTGGRMPKFVKQYANLREVMGNAAKAFADDVIGGTFPLDEHSVH, via the coding sequence ATGACGCAGCTTTCGGCTGCCGCTGAGCAGCCCACGGAGGGTGTGCGCCCGTCCACCGACAGCAGCAAGGCGCTGTACGGGGGCAAGAGCACCCGCCGAATCACGGTGCGCGACATCACCGCCGCCAAGGAACGCGGCGAGAAGTGGCCCATGCTCACGGCCTACGACGCGATGACCGCGTCCGTCTTCGACGAGGCCGGCATCCCGGTCATGCTCGTCGGCGACTCGGCGGGCAACTGCCACCTGGGGTACGAGACCACCGTGCCCGTCACGATGGACGAGATGACCATGCTGTCGGCCGCGGTCGTACGGGGCACCTCGCGCGCCCTGATCGTCGGCGACCTGCCCTTCGGGTCCTACCAGGAGGGCCCGGTCCAGGCGCTGCGCTCGGCCACCCGCCTCGTCAAGGAGGCCGGGGTCGGCGCGGTGAAGCTGGAGGGCGGCGAGCGCTCGCACCGCCAGATCGAGCTGCTCGTGGAGTCGGGCATCCCCGTCATGGCCCACATCGGGCTGACCCCGCAGTCCGTGAACTCCATGGGCTACCGGGTGCAGGGCCGCGGCGAGGAGGCGGCCCACCAGCTGCTGCGCGACGCCAAGGCGGTCCAGGACGCGGGCGCGTTCGCCGTCGTCCTGGAGCTGGTCCCGGCCGAGCTGGCCGGCGAGGTCACCCGCACCCTGCACATCCCGACGGTCGGCATCGGCGCAGGCCCTGAGACGGACGCGCAGGTCCTCGTCTGGACCGACATGCTCGGCCTGACCGGCGGCAGGATGCCGAAGTTCGTCAAGCAGTACGCCAACCTGCGTGAGGTCATGGGCAACGCGGCGAAGGCATTCGCCGACGACGTCATCGGCGGAACGTTCCCGCTGGACGAGCACTCCGTGCACTGA
- a CDS encoding MFS transporter, which yields MTTSAPATERHVSEAVHRRRWAILGVLMLSLLIVVLDNSILNVAIKTISTPEPIGLGATQGELEWAINAYTLVFAGLLFTAGLLGDRLGRKKMLLAGLAVFGIGSALAAESGSPVQLIVFRAVMGLGAAFVMPATLSVLMNVFERDEQPKAIGIWAGGVGLAIAIGPITGGVLLDHFWWGSVFLVNVPIVLLALVLMIWLVPDSRDPNPGRVDPIGVVLSVVGLVLLVYGIIKGGQLADFTDPTVLLTIGAGLAVLIGFVVFEKRSDHPSIDVTYFKNKVFSAAMSAIALVFFALMGVTFFSVFYTQSVRGYSPLQTGLLMLPLAAAQLIFAPRARLVVDRFGNKATCTAGLLIIAAMLAAFATLEADTPIWILEVIFFFMGTGMAHIMTPTSVVIMQALPREKAGSASALSNTFRQVGGALGIAVLGSVLSAAYRGGIEDKLTLVPAGLRHTAGESIEATLGVAAKLGPEGKALITPANDAFLHAMHVTALCGAGVAIIGALVVFLFLPGRTPAPQEGEKEAELVKAEH from the coding sequence ATGACAACTTCCGCTCCCGCTACCGAACGACATGTGTCCGAGGCGGTGCACAGGCGCCGCTGGGCCATCCTCGGCGTGCTCATGTTGAGCCTGCTGATCGTGGTGCTCGACAACTCGATCCTGAACGTCGCGATCAAGACGATCTCGACCCCCGAGCCCATCGGCCTCGGCGCCACCCAGGGCGAGCTGGAGTGGGCCATCAACGCTTACACGCTCGTCTTCGCCGGACTGCTCTTCACCGCGGGCCTCCTCGGCGACCGGCTCGGCCGCAAGAAGATGCTGCTCGCCGGTCTCGCCGTGTTCGGCATAGGTTCGGCGCTCGCCGCCGAGTCCGGCTCGCCGGTCCAGCTCATCGTGTTCCGGGCGGTGATGGGCCTCGGCGCCGCGTTCGTGATGCCCGCCACCCTCTCCGTCCTGATGAACGTGTTCGAGCGCGACGAGCAGCCCAAGGCCATCGGCATCTGGGCCGGCGGCGTCGGCCTCGCCATCGCGATCGGCCCGATCACCGGCGGCGTACTCCTGGACCACTTCTGGTGGGGCTCGGTCTTCCTGGTCAACGTGCCGATCGTGCTGCTCGCGCTGGTCCTGATGATCTGGCTGGTCCCCGACTCCCGTGACCCGAACCCCGGCCGTGTCGACCCGATCGGTGTGGTCCTGTCCGTCGTCGGTCTCGTCCTGCTCGTCTACGGCATCATCAAGGGCGGCCAGCTGGCCGACTTCACCGATCCGACGGTCCTGCTGACCATCGGGGCCGGACTCGCGGTGCTCATCGGCTTCGTCGTGTTCGAGAAGCGCAGCGACCACCCGTCCATCGACGTCACCTACTTCAAGAACAAGGTCTTCTCGGCCGCGATGTCCGCCATCGCGCTCGTCTTCTTCGCGCTGATGGGCGTGACCTTCTTCTCCGTCTTCTACACGCAGAGCGTGCGGGGCTACTCGCCGCTCCAGACCGGCCTGTTGATGCTGCCGCTCGCCGCCGCCCAGCTCATCTTCGCGCCGCGGGCCCGCCTAGTCGTCGACCGCTTCGGCAACAAGGCCACCTGCACGGCGGGGCTGCTGATCATCGCCGCGATGCTGGCCGCGTTCGCCACCCTGGAGGCGGACACGCCGATCTGGATCCTCGAGGTCATCTTCTTCTTCATGGGCACCGGAATGGCGCACATCATGACCCCGACCAGTGTCGTGATCATGCAGGCTCTGCCGCGCGAGAAGGCGGGCTCCGCGTCCGCCCTCAGCAACACCTTCCGCCAGGTCGGCGGCGCACTCGGCATCGCCGTCCTCGGCTCCGTCCTCTCCGCGGCCTACCGCGGCGGCATCGAGGACAAGCTCACCCTCGTCCCGGCCGGCCTGCGCCACACCGCCGGCGAGTCCATCGAGGCCACCCTCGGCGTCGCCGCCAAGCTCGGCCCCGAGGGCAAGGCCCTCATCACCCCCGCCAACGACGCCTTCCTGCACGCCATGCACGTCACCGCCCTGTGCGGCGCGGGTGTCGCGATCATCGGCGCGCTGGTCGTGTTCCTGTTCCTGCCGGGCCGCACCCCCGCGCCGCAGGAGGGGGAGAAGGAGGCGGAGTTGGTGAAGGCGGAGCACTGA
- a CDS encoding TetR/AcrR family transcriptional regulator: MSLAGSQDRQEGPPRGRPRSEAVERSILEGVMKLLEEGVPLGEVSIERVARTAGVGKATIYRRWSGKEELFVDVLRAAEPPDPELPGTSMRDDLVVLLESLRRRALANRSSAILHNVHVQMKASPRLWSAYHATVIAPRRRMGEEVLRRGQENGELRDDIDIELLNDMFVGPMLVRTVMHPDSALPEDLAERIVDTALEGLRPTKP, from the coding sequence GTGAGCCTCGCCGGCAGCCAGGACAGGCAAGAGGGCCCCCCGAGGGGACGCCCCCGCAGCGAGGCCGTGGAACGCTCCATCCTCGAAGGCGTGATGAAACTCCTGGAGGAGGGCGTGCCCCTCGGGGAGGTCTCCATCGAGCGCGTCGCCCGCACCGCGGGAGTCGGCAAGGCGACCATCTACCGCCGCTGGAGCGGCAAGGAGGAACTCTTCGTCGACGTCCTGCGTGCCGCCGAGCCCCCGGACCCGGAACTCCCCGGCACCTCGATGCGCGACGACCTCGTCGTCCTCCTGGAGTCGCTGCGCCGGCGTGCCCTGGCCAACCGCAGCTCGGCGATCCTGCACAACGTCCACGTCCAGATGAAGGCCAGTCCGAGGCTCTGGAGCGCGTACCACGCGACCGTCATCGCCCCCCGGCGCAGGATGGGCGAGGAAGTCCTGCGCCGCGGGCAGGAGAACGGCGAGCTCCGCGACGACATCGACATCGAACTGCTCAACGACATGTTCGTCGGCCCCATGCTCGTACGCACCGTCATGCACCCCGACTCCGCACTCCCCGAGGACCTCGCGGAACGGATCGTCGACACGGCGCTTGAGGGACTGCGCCCCACCAAGCCGTAG